Genomic window (Sediminispirochaeta smaragdinae DSM 11293):
CTTTCGAAAAAGCCATCCCATACCAAAGGCAAAAAGGAAACTCAAAAAGTAGAGTATAAAAATCACATTGCCGGCGATATTGGGAAAAAAGGCGCCGGTAAACAGGATGTAAACCGGAAGTCGGGCGCTGCAGGTAATCAGGGGGGCAATTAAAATGGTTAGGATACGGTCTTTCTTGGACTCCAGAGTTCTAGCTGCCATGATGGCCGGTACACTACAGCCCACTCCCATGACCAGAGGAATGAAGCTTTTCCCATGAAGTCCGATCCTGTGCATGACCTTGTCCATGATAAAGGCGATTCTGGCCATGTATCCGGTGTCTTCAAGGATGGAGATTCCAAGAAAGAGGATGAGAATATTCGGAAGAAACACAAGAACGCCGCCGACCCCTGCAATAACTCCGTCGGTCAGCAGATCGCGAATCGCTCCCGGTGGCATGGTCGTACCGATCCAGTTGCCTAGTGCGGTTATCCCCGATTCGATCCAGGCCATGGGATAGGCTCCCAGCCCGAAGGTCGTCTGGAACAGTATCCACATAAAAAAGGCGAAGATAGGATATGCCAGAAAGCGGTTTGTGAGAACATCATCGATCTTTTCACTGATATTAATCCTATTTGCTTTCGGCTTGTTGACGGTTTCGTTCAGTGCTCCGATGATGAAGCCGTAACGTCGTTCACTAATGATCGTTGCCGCATCTTCTCCGTAGAGCTGTTCGATTTCCTTGCTCCGACTTTCCAGCTCTTTGAAGATCACATTATCATCGGGAGAATCTGCGGGAACACGTTCCCGCACCTTGCGGAGAATTTCATCGTCCCGTTCCAGTAGTTTCAATGCATACCAACGCGGGCTTATTCCCCGAAGATTAAAGGAACTTTTTTCCACAAGTTCGGCAAGGCTTTCGATAGCCGCCTCGATCTCCTTGCCGTAGTTAACGGAAACCTGGCGAGTCGCCGGGTGTTCTCCCTTTGCGACCCGGATTGCTTCGTCAAGGAGCTCACGGACCCCTTCTCCATTGCGGCCTACGGTAAAGCGAATGGGAATTCCGAAGAGCCTGCTGAGGGCTTCGGTATCGATAACCGTTCCCGATCGCTTTAACTCATCACTCATGTTAAAGGCCAACACCATGGGACGACCCATTTCCATAACCTGAACTCCGAGGTAGAGGTTTCGTTCCAGGTTGGTTGAATCGAGAACGTTGATGATGACATCTGCATCGCCCTTGATAATGACTTCTCTGGCGACCAGTTCCTCCATGGTGTAGGCAGATAGGCTGTAGGTCCCCGGGATATCGATCAAGGTAACGCGATCGTTTCCCCGTCGTATATTCCCCTCTTTGACGTCGACGGTGACCCCTCCCCAGTTCCCAACCTTTTGATTAGCGCCTGTTGCGGCATTAAAGATTGAGGTTTTTCCCGAGTTGGGATTTCCGGTCAGAGCAAAACGGAATGAGCCCATCAAAGGCTCCCCGCACATTCGCCTTCGGCTGCATGTATGTACTGATCCTTCGCCGGCTCAACTTCTATCATATCTGCTTCTTCGACTCGCAGCGAAACATTGCACCCTGCAACCAAAATTTCAACCGGATCTTTTAGGGGGGCGTATCTGATAATTGATATCGTTTCACCTCGGCGAAAACCCAATTCCATGAGTCTATTTTTGAGCCTTCCGCTTCCGTTTAATCTTGTTATGGTGACGATATCTCCCTGGCGATATTGACTGAGCGTTTTCTTCATAGGTACTAGTAAGATAAAGAGGTGCTGCTATCTATGTCAATCCTGTGTCCCTCTCCGGTGATTGACATGCCGAATTGTTTTATGCACGATACAAAAACGTTTCCGTCATATATGGGGAAGTCCTGTG
Coding sequences:
- the feoB gene encoding ferrous iron transport protein B, with translation MGSFRFALTGNPNSGKTSIFNAATGANQKVGNWGGVTVDVKEGNIRRGNDRVTLIDIPGTYSLSAYTMEELVAREVIIKGDADVIINVLDSTNLERNLYLGVQVMEMGRPMVLAFNMSDELKRSGTVIDTEALSRLFGIPIRFTVGRNGEGVRELLDEAIRVAKGEHPATRQVSVNYGKEIEAAIESLAELVEKSSFNLRGISPRWYALKLLERDDEILRKVRERVPADSPDDNVIFKELESRSKEIEQLYGEDAATIISERRYGFIIGALNETVNKPKANRINISEKIDDVLTNRFLAYPIFAFFMWILFQTTFGLGAYPMAWIESGITALGNWIGTTMPPGAIRDLLTDGVIAGVGGVLVFLPNILILFLGISILEDTGYMARIAFIMDKVMHRIGLHGKSFIPLVMGVGCSVPAIMAARTLESKKDRILTILIAPLITCSARLPVYILFTGAFFPNIAGNVIFILYFLSFLFAFGMGWLFRKTLFRGEEYPFVMELPPYRIPTFRSALIHMWEKAKHYLQKMGGVVLIFSIIIWFLGNYPKQPEMEKQYDTMIAEQREQGHQEEVQALQRELKRKQVMQSYIGKAGTFIEPVLAPLGFDWRMDVSLMTGFVAKEVVVSTLGVLFTAGNEEGKEESGTELRDALRDAYSPLVGFAFLIFVMLYTPCIVAFVTLVKEVGSWKWSIFSLGYQLTLAWIAAFIVYRGGIILGLG
- a CDS encoding FeoA family protein codes for the protein MKKTLSQYRQGDIVTITRLNGSGRLKNRLMELGFRRGETISIIRYAPLKDPVEILVAGCNVSLRVEEADMIEVEPAKDQYIHAAEGECAGSL